The DNA window GCCGGCCAGGCCCATGGCCAGGACACCAATCCTTTTGCCGGCGATGCGGCCGCCATTGCCGAGGGCGAGGCCCTGTTTCAGGCGGTGTGTACCGGCTACTGCCACGTCCTGCCGGGCATCGATCGCGAGGCCAAGGCTCCGAGCCTGTTTGACTGTGAGTCGAAGTACGGCAACAGCGACAAAGAGATGTTCCAGGTCCTCCTCGACGGCGTTCCCAATACCGAAATGGCGCCGTGGAAGGGCCAGCTGCCCGACGAAATGCTGTGGCAAATCCTGGCCTATGTGAGATCCGCCTCCCATTGTCAGGAGGGCAAAGCCGCCGACGGCAAAAAGATCGCCGCTATTGCGGCGCACGAATAAGAAAGCGGGACGGGTAATGACACGACTGACGATGCAGCTCGGAACACGTTTTTCACCTCTGCCGTTTGCTCTTTGCCTTTTGACTTTTGCCTTGTCTTCTCCGGCCTTCGCCCAGCCCTTTGCCTACGTCAGCCACGAAAAGTCGAACGACGTGTGGGTCATCAACACCCAGACCGACGAAGTCGTGGCCAAGGTTGCGGTCGGCGAGCGGCCGCGCGGGCTGGTCATATCGGCCGACGGCACGCGGGTGTATGCCGCCAACGGCAATTCCAACGATATCTCGGTCATTGACGCCGAAACCAACACCGTTGTCGAGACCTTCCCGGTCGGTATTGATCCCGAGGGCATTGATCTCAGCAATGATGAAACCCGGCTGTTTGTGGTCAACGAGAACGAGGGCGTGATGCGGGTCGTTGAGC is part of the Desulfurellaceae bacterium genome and encodes:
- a CDS encoding c-type cytochrome; its protein translation is MIGLVFCVLSLLAGTAGQAHGQDTNPFAGDAAAIAEGEALFQAVCTGYCHVLPGIDREAKAPSLFDCESKYGNSDKEMFQVLLDGVPNTEMAPWKGQLPDEMLWQILAYVRSASHCQEGKAADGKKIAAIAAHE